Proteins encoded by one window of Antechinus flavipes isolate AdamAnt ecotype Samford, QLD, Australia chromosome 4, AdamAnt_v2, whole genome shotgun sequence:
- the RIPPLY2 gene encoding protein ripply2 isoform X2: MILKKPHLHSSENGRSPAFWRPWLSTPREEAEKMQLNSKLTVCDVHGTTETFGKLSQYKHPVRLFWPKSKCYDFLYQEAESLLKNFPIQATISFYEESDSEEEEEEELNQDSGNELD, encoded by the exons ATGATATTAAAGAAGCCACACTTACATAGCTCTGAGAATGGAAG GTCGCCGGCTTTTTGGAGACCTTGGCTTAGCACCCCTAGAGAGGAAGCAGAGAAAATGCAGCTCAACTCAAAGCTTACC GTATGTGATGTGCATGGGACGACAGAAACCTTTGGAAAACTTTCCCAATATAAACATCCAGTCAG ACTATTTTGGCCCAAATCAAAATGTTATGATTTCTTATATCAAGAAGCAGAATCTCTTCTGAAAAATTTTCCAATTCAAGCtacaatttcattttatgaagaaTCTGAtagtgaagaggaggaggaggaggagctgaATCAGGATTCAGGAAATGAATTGGATTGA
- the RIPPLY2 gene encoding protein ripply2 isoform X1: protein MESLESSGSRPDWASCCRLLPETPASQTLKSGNNNSGSPAFWRPWLSTPREEAEKMQLNSKLTVCDVHGTTETFGKLSQYKHPVRLFWPKSKCYDFLYQEAESLLKNFPIQATISFYEESDSEEEEEEELNQDSGNELD from the exons ATGGAGAGCTTGGAGAGTTCGGGGTCCCGACCCGACTGGGCCAGCTGCTGCCGCTTGCTTCCTGAAACCCCAGCTTCTCAGACCCTGAAGTCAGGGAACAACAATTCAGG GTCGCCGGCTTTTTGGAGACCTTGGCTTAGCACCCCTAGAGAGGAAGCAGAGAAAATGCAGCTCAACTCAAAGCTTACC GTATGTGATGTGCATGGGACGACAGAAACCTTTGGAAAACTTTCCCAATATAAACATCCAGTCAG ACTATTTTGGCCCAAATCAAAATGTTATGATTTCTTATATCAAGAAGCAGAATCTCTTCTGAAAAATTTTCCAATTCAAGCtacaatttcattttatgaagaaTCTGAtagtgaagaggaggaggaggaggagctgaATCAGGATTCAGGAAATGAATTGGATTGA